The Heliangelus exortis chromosome 10, bHelExo1.hap1, whole genome shotgun sequence genome includes a window with the following:
- the C10H4orf33 gene encoding UPF0462 protein C4orf33 homolog isoform X2, whose protein sequence is MEFAIKHTWDGLPVSHEPVRIVLKPDNSGLIMEVSAPFFNDPPAPLGEPGKPFNRLWDYEVVEAFFLSDRTEQYLEVELCPHGQHLLLLLSSKRKVWKDELPLNFEVTRMNTKWEGKAHLPWNYFPPCTNKFNAFAIHGSGEERKYEALHPVPPQEGQQPDFHRLEFFKYLNLKGLMGEDWKQPESDLWKSLTH, encoded by the exons ATGGAGTTTGCAATTAAACACACGTGGGATGGGTTACCTGTGAGCCATGAGCCAGTAAGGATTGTGCTGAAGCCAGACAATTCAGGACTGATAATGGAAGTTAGTGCTCCCTTTTTTAATGACCCTCCAGCACCACTTGGGGAGCCAGGGAAACCTTTTAATAGACTGTGGGACTATGAAG TTGTAGAAGCATTTTTCCTGAGTGACAGAACGGAACAGTATTTAGAAGTTGAGCTTTGTCC CCACGGACAacacttgctgctgctgctttctagTAAAAGAAAAGTATGGAAA GATGAACTTCCATTAAACTTTGAAGTGACCAGAATGAACACCAAATGGGAGGGTAAAGCTCATCTTCCTTGGAATTATTTTCCACCATGCACTAACAAGTTCAATGCATTTGCAATTCATGGctcaggagaagagagaaaatacgAAGCTCTTCATCCTGTACCACCACAAGAAGGACAGCAACCAGATTT tCATCGTctggaattttttaaatatttgaaccTGAAAGGACTAATGGGAGAAGACTGGAAGCAGCCTGAATCAGATTTATGGAAGTCTCTCACTCATTAA
- the C10H4orf33 gene encoding UPF0462 protein C4orf33 homolog isoform X1: MKSRLLQPLATPGVSLRWQRAERRARGWAETAGARGPAPLTQRFTFLSCTKMEFAIKHTWDGLPVSHEPVRIVLKPDNSGLIMEVSAPFFNDPPAPLGEPGKPFNRLWDYEVVEAFFLSDRTEQYLEVELCPHGQHLLLLLSSKRKVWKDELPLNFEVTRMNTKWEGKAHLPWNYFPPCTNKFNAFAIHGSGEERKYEALHPVPPQEGQQPDFHRLEFFKYLNLKGLMGEDWKQPESDLWKSLTH, from the exons ATGAAAAGCCGGTTACTTCAGCCGCTCGCCACCCCCGGAGTTTCACTTCGCTGGCAGAGAGCGGAGCGGAGAGCCCGGGGATGGGCAGAAACTGCAGGGGCCCGGGGACCGGCTCCCCTCACCCAGCGGTTCACGTTTCTTTCG TGCACGAAGATGGAGTTTGCAATTAAACACACGTGGGATGGGTTACCTGTGAGCCATGAGCCAGTAAGGATTGTGCTGAAGCCAGACAATTCAGGACTGATAATGGAAGTTAGTGCTCCCTTTTTTAATGACCCTCCAGCACCACTTGGGGAGCCAGGGAAACCTTTTAATAGACTGTGGGACTATGAAG TTGTAGAAGCATTTTTCCTGAGTGACAGAACGGAACAGTATTTAGAAGTTGAGCTTTGTCC CCACGGACAacacttgctgctgctgctttctagTAAAAGAAAAGTATGGAAA GATGAACTTCCATTAAACTTTGAAGTGACCAGAATGAACACCAAATGGGAGGGTAAAGCTCATCTTCCTTGGAATTATTTTCCACCATGCACTAACAAGTTCAATGCATTTGCAATTCATGGctcaggagaagagagaaaatacgAAGCTCTTCATCCTGTACCACCACAAGAAGGACAGCAACCAGATTT tCATCGTctggaattttttaaatatttgaaccTGAAAGGACTAATGGGAGAAGACTGGAAGCAGCCTGAATCAGATTTATGGAAGTCTCTCACTCATTAA